One bacterium DNA window includes the following coding sequences:
- a CDS encoding tetratricopeptide repeat protein: MFSLFLLTGLTIFLSWLIIYYAACKLTIKVCDEIIVWGLPIIAFIIPLYFDIHLYSTFDLSKVGVMYVMTLIMLVAWLIKMILTGNYKSVSTPINLAVLGFWASTIISTVFSIDPMMSLIGTYKRYEGLLAITCYIVQFFLIINFLDNQSKLYRLIKAIGYTGLISSCYGMIQHFGKDPLSWESWNPWRIISCFGNPVFYSAYAEMAFLAGLGMYFYVQGEKDKKGIILPSKPISKTQKKKKKKLDVKPDANLTSSNQLSLIWRWIYAIKTGILVIYFVINFNSLCAPVTLDASTKPSFWVSYSPIMIWLIYLSISLIFTIISFSKQTNPLWLLVYEICVVIGFLSFGSFKFAIYHWWAAIVVYLSICLGFVVFNTLPISAFGMVFIYASILCLTYYGFSHCNTRGSYIGLFLGLFLFVITMLFHKEIVKHKKRVMALGGAILLIFIKFNFLIPETSVIERFTSLFSMSKPKATIEEKVDEVVEEESIPEKTFYPQSKPREVMLPIPGLTATFLNHAHLEIKPFIGPKLTISLPWRAYIWGSVIATMKDNMRYFLIGTGPDTMGFTFPKYVYSILSPEMKGPVEFEDRAHNDICDTLAARGIIGLGIYGWLILVFFFTGFKYYQRIEGNEKFIVLGLMCSVLGFLGQNLVSFGVTPLSSCFWILLGTTMAYGKVVTQPTQSNKDTGLKVSNQIKNQSSKIIFCGVIIGGAILLTYFTCRIYKADNLYKNGTVWLHQGNMDTAIAQYEQAIKLHPYEVRYRDECNRLYIDKARNTNEPKWTQLAFKGASELLELTNYRHSNAYFTLAIAYYIQGSRMGDNARVDKALVFYKKAAEINPFLADAYNNMGVIYTQRNMLDDAINVFKEAYRMNTQHVAALENLVRIFYNRNDLENAALVLEEILQTHPQYKTQEILTFLGRIYFDQGRLDKVISQCKKIIKLDPSNVAAYDNLGSMYYRQGKLKEAKESFEKIRQLQPDNPKAMQMLKAISVQL, translated from the coding sequence ATGTTTAGTTTATTTTTATTAACAGGATTAACTATCTTTCTAAGCTGGTTAATAATTTATTATGCGGCATGTAAATTGACGATTAAAGTTTGCGATGAGATAATTGTGTGGGGGCTACCAATTATCGCTTTTATTATCCCCCTATATTTTGATATTCATTTGTATAGTACCTTTGACTTGAGTAAAGTCGGGGTGATGTATGTTATGACATTAATTATGTTAGTTGCCTGGTTAATAAAGATGATACTAACTGGCAATTACAAATCTGTTTCTACACCGATTAATTTAGCCGTTCTGGGTTTTTGGGCAAGCACAATTATCTCAACTGTATTTTCTATTGACCCAATGATGAGTTTGATTGGAACTTATAAGCGTTACGAGGGACTTTTAGCTATAACTTGTTATATTGTGCAATTTTTCTTGATTATCAATTTTCTCGATAATCAATCAAAACTTTATCGACTTATAAAGGCAATAGGTTATACGGGATTGATATCATCGTGTTACGGTATGATTCAACATTTTGGTAAGGACCCATTGAGTTGGGAATCGTGGAATCCCTGGCGAATTATCTCATGTTTTGGTAATCCTGTTTTTTATTCTGCTTATGCTGAGATGGCATTTTTAGCGGGATTAGGGATGTATTTTTATGTCCAGGGTGAAAAAGATAAGAAAGGAATTATTCTTCCCTCCAAACCAATAAGTAAAACCCAAAAAAAAAAGAAGAAAAAACTTGATGTAAAACCTGATGCTAATCTGACATCTTCTAACCAATTATCCCTCATCTGGCGATGGATATATGCGATTAAAACAGGTATCCTCGTTATTTATTTTGTAATTAACTTCAATTCTCTCTGTGCTCCAGTGACATTAGACGCTTCTACAAAACCCTCTTTTTGGGTGTCTTATTCACCTATAATGATATGGTTAATTTATTTAAGTATTAGTCTTATATTTACGATTATTTCTTTTTCCAAACAAACAAATCCTCTCTGGCTTTTAGTTTATGAAATATGCGTAGTTATTGGTTTCCTTTCATTTGGTTCATTCAAGTTTGCTATTTACCACTGGTGGGCGGCAATAGTTGTTTATTTAAGTATTTGTCTGGGATTTGTAGTTTTTAATACCTTACCTATTTCTGCCTTTGGAATGGTATTTATTTATGCAAGTATTTTATGTTTAACCTATTATGGTTTTTCTCATTGTAACACTCGAGGTTCATATATTGGGCTATTTTTAGGCTTATTTTTATTCGTAATAACGATGTTGTTTCATAAAGAGATTGTTAAGCACAAAAAAAGAGTAATGGCATTAGGAGGAGCAATTTTATTAATATTTATCAAATTTAATTTCTTAATCCCTGAAACTTCTGTTATTGAACGATTTACTTCATTATTTTCTATGAGCAAACCAAAGGCGACGATTGAAGAAAAAGTGGATGAGGTGGTGGAAGAAGAATCTATTCCAGAAAAAACTTTCTACCCCCAATCTAAGCCAAGAGAAGTTATGCTACCAATACCCGGTCTCACGGCTACTTTTTTAAACCATGCTCATCTAGAAATAAAGCCATTTATTGGTCCTAAACTAACAATTTCCTTACCCTGGCGGGCTTATATCTGGGGAAGTGTCATTGCCACGATGAAAGATAATATGAGATATTTCTTAATTGGGACAGGGCCGGATACAATGGGATTTACCTTCCCTAAATATGTGTATTCTATTTTATCACCAGAGATGAAAGGCCCTGTAGAGTTTGAAGATAGGGCTCATAATGATATTTGTGATACACTTGCGGCACGAGGAATAATAGGATTAGGAATATATGGATGGTTAATATTAGTTTTCTTTTTTACTGGTTTTAAATATTACCAGAGGATAGAAGGGAATGAAAAATTTATCGTTTTAGGACTTATGTGTTCGGTTTTAGGATTTCTTGGTCAGAATTTAGTCAGTTTTGGTGTAACACCATTATCCTCGTGTTTCTGGATATTATTAGGAACGACTATGGCTTATGGGAAAGTAGTAACTCAACCAACACAATCTAATAAAGATACCGGGTTAAAGGTTTCTAACCAGATAAAGAATCAATCAAGCAAGATAATTTTTTGTGGGGTAATTATAGGCGGGGCTATTCTTCTGACCTATTTTACCTGTCGGATTTACAAAGCGGATAATCTTTATAAAAATGGAACTGTTTGGCTACATCAGGGAAATATGGATACCGCTATAGCTCAATATGAGCAGGCAATTAAATTACATCCTTATGAAGTCAGGTACCGGGATGAGTGTAATCGACTTTATATAGACAAGGCAAGAAACACCAACGAACCTAAATGGACTCAATTGGCATTCAAAGGAGCTTCTGAACTCCTTGAACTTACTAACTATAGGCATAGTAATGCTTACTTTACATTAGCCATCGCTTATTATATACAGGGAAGTAGAATGGGAGATAATGCCCGGGTAGATAAAGCCCTTGTGTTTTATAAAAAGGCGGCTGAAATAAATCCATTTTTGGCGGATGCATATAATAATATGGGAGTTATATATACTCAGAGAAATATGCTTGATGATGCAATTAATGTTTTTAAAGAGGCATATCGTATGAATACTCAGCATGTGGCGGCATTAGAGAATCTGGTAAGGATATTTTATAATAGAAATGACCTTGAAAATGCCGCCTTAGTCCTCGAAGAGATATTACAAACACATCCTCAATATAAAACTCAGGAGATACTCACTTTCTTAGGAAGGATTTATTTTGACCAGGGAAGACTTGATAAAGTGATTAGTCAATGTAAAAAGATTATAAAATTAGACCCATCAAATGTTGCCGCTTATGATAATTTAGGCTCAATGTATTATCGTCAGGGTAAGTTGAAAGAAGCTAAAGAATCATTTGAAAAAATACGCCAACTTCAACCAGATAATCCTAAAGCTATGCAAATGCTGAAAGCTATTTCTGTTCAATTATAA